In bacterium, the genomic window ACACTGCTCGCGGAGTAAGCTAAGGGTTTATTCAATAATCTCAAGCCACCATTCAAGCTTGTCGAGCAACGTCTGGTCGGACGCCTCGCCGTGACCGTACCCTAAGTTGTAATACTTCATAACCCCTTTCGAGTCTATCAAAAGAATGTACGGGGTGCCGACTATGCCGTATGCATCCTTTACATCAGGCGTGCAGACAAGATTGGGAAGCTTAACTCCCCACTTGCTGAATTGTCCAGCAACGCCCGGCAGGTCAGTAATATCGCATCCAACGCCATAAACAGGGATTTCGGGATGCGACTTCTGGAACTCCTCCAGAACCTTCAAGGTATACGCGCCTGCACCGGCGCAGCAATTCAACCAGAAGTCAAGAATGACCGGCTTTCCGCGCAGAGAGGAGAATGAAACGGTATCGCCGGTGAAAGAAACGAGAGTGAAATCGGGCGCAGGGGCGTTCAAGGGATTCGAACCGGCTTCAACCTTCGCGGCATCTTTCATCTGCGAGACAAGCCCAAGGAATCTTGCATCGCCTCTGAGGCTCTGGAGGCTCGAATCTGTTGAAGCGTAAGCATAGGAAGTGAATCCCTTCTCCATGGATTGTTCGAGAAGTTTTATTGCTTTCTCCGTGTTTCCGCATGAAGCCTCAAGGCATGCCTTATCGAACAAGACCCCTGACTCCCATTTTGGACTTACAGAAGCGGCGTAGGCCAGCCTGTAATCAAGCAAAAGAAGGGCGCTATCCGGCAGACCCAATGCCCGATATGTACTAGCAAGCGTCTCAGCGTAATAAGAAATATCCATCAGCAAATCCTTTTCGACCTCTGTGCGTTTATGAAAGCGCGCCTTGTCAAGCTCCAGCACTGACTCGTAATCGCCCAATCCTTCCGCCTTGTCGCGAGCGACCCAGAATTCATTAACGACAAGCATGGGATGCGGCGCCAGTTCATAAGCATGCAATGCCGCACCGATAAGCTCTTTTGGTCGAGCAGTCTCGTAGTACAGGGTAACTAAATCAGCGTAGGCGTCAGGTATAGTGCTATCAATTTCTGTAGCTCTTCTAAGACTCTTTTCCGCTTCCTCGTAGCGTTCGAGCGCGCTCAACGACCAACCCTTGAGTTCATGACCCCAGTAAGACTTCTTGTCCAGCTTGAGTATTTCATCGCCTAGCTTAAGGCGCCTCTCATAATCGTCCAGGGTTCGAGCGTAAAGGTAGATATTGGCTGCAGATTTCGGATTTTTCTCGTATAAATCTTTGTAATAATTGATGAGTGAATCCTTAAGAGCGGTCCTTTCTGCTTCAGGAACTGCATTATCCCCGCATCTATCGAAGGTTAAATTCTGAAGCCTCTGACCAAGCTCCACGGATTCAGGGTATCGCTTAAGTGCCCCGGCATAAACCCTTGCCGCAGTTCTGTAGTAGTCGTCTTCAGAAAAAAAGTCGCTGTTCCCCATAACAGATCGCAGCTGATATTGGGTAGCTATAACCTGCTTTTCTGCCTCTCTTTGAGTTTGAACCATTCGGTCACGGTATGCAAAAAGCGTTACCGGCGCAGCAAAGAGCAATAAAAGGAATAATGTTATGAACTTCCGTTTGTTCATGGTTCCTCCTTTGGATAATATTGCATGATTTTATGTTTTTATTAAGGAAAGTCAAGAACAGCAGGCAACCTGCCGCGTCCTCCCTGCGTCTTGACACATAGCCCGCAATGACTAGAATTAGACAAACCTTTTAAGGAGGTTCTATTTTGCGACGTATGATTTCAATTTCGCTTCTGGGAGTGGGGTTCCTGCTCGCTGCCACTCCGCAAGAAACTTTAAACTCCGTAATTAGCAAATATTCGAGCGCCAGTTCGCTTAAGGCGATTTTCAAGGAACAGATATGCTCCAAGTCTCAGGGTACGTGTCAGGAACTAAGGGGAACTTTCATATACTCCTCGCCTAATAAATTCAGATTGGATGTCGTAATCCCTATGGAACAACTTGTCGTCTCTGACGGCAATACCTTCTGGATATACCTTCCTACCCAGAATCAGGCTATACAAACAAAACCTGGTCCTGAACAGGAACTTTTCCTCTTTGTGTCTAGATTATCCAACTACTCCGAAACCTACACGGTTAATACAGCTCAAAAAGATGGAACAGTTGAGGCAAAGTTCACCGCTAAGCCTGATAAACAACCCTTCCTGAAGGAATTCACACTTCTGCTCGACCCTAACAAAAACGATATTGATGGCATTAAGATAACAGAAGGAGACTCCGAGATAATATTCTACATGGAATCCGTCAAACTAAATGTAAAAACGTCTCCGAGTCAATTTCTTTTCTCGCCTCCCGAGGGAACAACGATAATCAAGGACACAGGCACGGGCTACCAGTGACGCTTGAAAGGGACAACTATTGTTTTGCGTGCGGCAAGGATAATCCTAGAGGGTTGAAGCTGGATATTTCATTTGATGCGGAAAAAGCATCGTGTGAGTATACAGTCCCAGATGACCTCCAAGGCTGGCCAAAAATCACACACGGCGGGGTGATATCGACCATGCTGGACGAGATGATGGTTTGGGCGGCAGCAGGACTGCAAAAACATGTTGTCACAGCTGAACTAACTATAAGATTTAAAAAACCTCTGCCTGTCGGAAAGAAAATTAGCCTGGAGGCAAGGATTCTTGAAGATAAAAAACGAATAATGACTGCCCAGGCTAAAATCTTCGATTCCAAGGACGTTTACGCAGAAGCGTCGGGAAAACTTATCCCTGCATAAAATGCAACTTCTTTGAATCAACCATATGATACTTAAGGCCGAAGGTTGAACAAATTACGGGTTTCAGTGATAAATCTCGGATGTCCTAAAAACAGGATTGACGCCGAGATAATCCTAGGTTCCTTAGCTCAGGCGGGATATCTGGTGACGGACGATACCAATGAAGCGGAAGTCGTCATAATCAATACGTGCGCCTTTATTGAAGAAGCGATTGAGGAATCTGCGGCAGTAATCGAAGAATACGAATCCCTGCGCAGAAAAGGAATGCTAAGAAAGCTCCTTGTTACCGGCTGCTTGTCTCAAAGAAACACGACAGAGCTTTGCGGTCGCTTTCCGTGGGTAGATGCCTTCATAGGGCTAGATTCGATTCCGGATATTCCAAGGATCATAAAGGAAATAAACAGACAAGGCGAGGTATACGTTTATGCAAAACCGGTTTGGAACCCTGCACAAGATCAACCAAGATTGCTTTCTACGCCTCAGCATTATGCTTACTTGAGACTTGCTGAAGGGTGTTCCAATCATTGTTCCTACTGTACAATACCATCAATCAGAGGAGATTTGAGACTGCGTAGCGTTGATGGTATTATCGAAGAAGCTGTCAATCTTGTTAACATAGGTGTAAAAGAACTCATACTGATAGCGCAAGATACGACCGCTCATACCGAATTGACTGGAATTCTTGAACAACTTGAGAATATCGACGGTTTACGCTGGATACGTCTTCTTTATTCTCACCCTGCTCATGTAACCGAGAAACTAATAGAACAAATGGTGAAAAGCAAGAAGATACTTAACTACATGGACATGCCGATTCAGCATTTGGCGGATTCAGTTCTTAAAAGAATGAACCGAAGGATTCTCTCTTCAAGAATCAAGGAGATAGTGAAAACTTCAAGAGAATTCGACCCTGATTTCGTTTTGAGAACCACCGTAATGGTCGGGTTTCCGGGTGAAACCGATTTGGAATATCAGGAACTAGTGAACGGTCTTGAGGAGCTTGAGTTTACACACCTGGGAATATTCGCGTATTCCGCAGAAGAAGGAACAAACGCCGCCACGATGGAG contains:
- the lolA gene encoding outer membrane lipoprotein chaperone LolA; protein product: MISISLLGVGFLLAATPQETLNSVISKYSSASSLKAIFKEQICSKSQGTCQELRGTFIYSSPNKFRLDVVIPMEQLVVSDGNTFWIYLPTQNQAIQTKPGPEQELFLFVSRLSNYSETYTVNTAQKDGTVEAKFTAKPDKQPFLKEFTLLLDPNKNDIDGIKITEGDSEIIFYMESVKLNVKTSPSQFLFSPPEGTTIIKDTGTGYQ
- a CDS encoding redoxin domain-containing protein; the protein is MNKRKFITLFLLLLFAAPVTLFAYRDRMVQTQREAEKQVIATQYQLRSVMGNSDFFSEDDYYRTAARVYAGALKRYPESVELGQRLQNLTFDRCGDNAVPEAERTALKDSLINYYKDLYEKNPKSAANIYLYARTLDDYERRLKLGDEILKLDKKSYWGHELKGWSLSALERYEEAEKSLRRATEIDSTIPDAYADLVTLYYETARPKELIGAALHAYELAPHPMLVVNEFWVARDKAEGLGDYESVLELDKARFHKRTEVEKDLLMDISYYAETLASTYRALGLPDSALLLLDYRLAYAASVSPKWESGVLFDKACLEASCGNTEKAIKLLEQSMEKGFTSYAYASTDSSLQSLRGDARFLGLVSQMKDAAKVEAGSNPLNAPAPDFTLVSFTGDTVSFSSLRGKPVILDFWLNCCAGAGAYTLKVLEEFQKSHPEIPVYGVGCDITDLPGVAGQFSKWGVKLPNLVCTPDVKDAYGIVGTPYILLIDSKGVMKYYNLGYGHGEASDQTLLDKLEWWLEIIE
- the rimO gene encoding 30S ribosomal protein S12 methylthiotransferase RimO gives rise to the protein MNKLRVSVINLGCPKNRIDAEIILGSLAQAGYLVTDDTNEAEVVIINTCAFIEEAIEESAAVIEEYESLRRKGMLRKLLVTGCLSQRNTTELCGRFPWVDAFIGLDSIPDIPRIIKEINRQGEVYVYAKPVWNPAQDQPRLLSTPQHYAYLRLAEGCSNHCSYCTIPSIRGDLRLRSVDGIIEEAVNLVNIGVKELILIAQDTTAHTELTGILEQLENIDGLRWIRLLYSHPAHVTEKLIEQMVKSKKILNYMDMPIQHLADSVLKRMNRRILSSRIKEIVKTSREFDPDFVLRTTVMVGFPGETDLEYQELVNGLEELEFTHLGIFAYSAEEGTNAATMEGAVEKEVVKERIEILIDLAEKYQTRDMKKKKGTIQEAVVDFITPDSAVGRLWSSAPEIDRLLEITNPGDIAPGTFTRVEITGGKDDVIVARRIESA
- a CDS encoding PaaI family thioesterase, whose product is MTLERDNYCFACGKDNPRGLKLDISFDAEKASCEYTVPDDLQGWPKITHGGVISTMLDEMMVWAAAGLQKHVVTAELTIRFKKPLPVGKKISLEARILEDKKRIMTAQAKIFDSKDVYAEASGKLIPA